GAGGCGCCGTACGACCTCGTGAAGACGATGCGGGCGTCGGTGCTCGTGCTGGGGCCGCTCGTCGCGCGTCACGGGCGCGCGCGAGTCTCCCTTCCCGGAGGGTGCGCGATCGGCGAGCGGCCGATCAACCTCCACCTCGACGGCCTGGCGAAGATGGGGGCCGAGATCACCCTCGAGCACGGCTACGTCGAGGCGAAGGCGGCGCGCCTGCGCGGCGCGACGATCCCGTTCCCCATCAAGACCGTCACGGGGACCGAGAACCTGATGATGGCGGCGGCGCTCGCCTCCGGCACCACCCATCTGCGGAACTGCGCGCGCGAGCCGGAGATCGTGGACCTCGCTGAGCTGCTCGTCGCGATGGGGGCGAAGATCCACGGCGCGGGAACGGACGACATCGTGATCGAAGGGGTGGACGCCCTGACGGGGGCCGCGCACCGCGTGATCCCCGATCGCATCGAGACGGGTACCTACCTCGCCGCGGCCGCGGCGGTGGGGGACGGCGTCGAGGTCGCCGCCTGTCGCCCCGACCACCTCGGCGCCGTCCTCGAGCAGCTCCGGGAGGTGGGCGTGAAGCTGCGCATCGAGGGGACCTCGATCCACGTCGACCCGTCGGGGGATCTCGTCGGGCGCGATCTGAACACGCAGCCCTACCCGGGGTTCCCCACCGACATGCAGGCGCAGTACATGGCGCTCGCGACGCAGGCGAGGGGACCCTCGGTGATCGCCGAGACGATCTTCGAGCGGCGATTCATGCACGTCGGCGAGCTGCAGCGCATGGGAGCCGACATCCGGATCGTCGGACGCAC
This sequence is a window from Candidatus Polarisedimenticolaceae bacterium. Protein-coding genes within it:
- the murA gene encoding UDP-N-acetylglucosamine 1-carboxyvinyltransferase: EAPYDLVKTMRASVLVLGPLVARHGRARVSLPGGCAIGERPINLHLDGLAKMGAEITLEHGYVEAKAARLRGATIPFPIKTVTGTENLMMAAALASGTTHLRNCAREPEIVDLAELLVAMGAKIHGAGTDDIVIEGVDALTGAAHRVIPDRIETGTYLAAAAAVGDGVEVAACRPDHLGAVLEQLREVGVKLRIEGTSIHVDPSGDLVGRDLNTQPYPGFPTDMQAQYMALATQARGPSVIAETIFERRFMHVGELQRMGADIRIVGRTAVVVGPSRLTGAQVMATDLRASASLVIAGLASEGITVVDRVYHLDRGYEPMEAKLRALGADVERVR